The DNA region CTAAACTATAAATACTTACTTTTTTAGTTAAGGACCGCGCTTTAGGAACCTGCAAACCCGATTTTGTATGTTTAACGGATTCAGTATTAGTTCTAGACCTATGAAAAAGGAACAGAACCACTCAACATTTTGTCATATAAGATAAAGTCATTCAATAAAAAGGTTGTGAAACAATGTTTATTATGATATTAGAAGTAATTAATATACTTGTGTCTTTGTGCTCGGAGTGCTGTTTGCAGATTCGGTTCTCTCGGAATAGTAGTGTTTGGTTTAGAGGCTAAATTTACATCGGCACCATCGACCTGCATCAAAATTTAAAACCATTGATTATGTGTGATCTTAGCCATTTCCGGCCATGATCGGCCATTTTCTGGCCACAACCATTACAAGCATAGAAGGATGACCAGATACCGAGGCGCAACAATTACGGTTCGGCAGAAGACATTTTCGCACTAATACACTTGCCTACCAAATTATCATGTACAAAACTTCAAATATATAGTATTATTTTTTCGTTTTAGTAATATCTTACGAGATTTGTTACGACCCTATGTTTTACAATCTTACTACCCCTCCTGGTCGTATGCAAGATCTCGATGTTAACAATCTTATACTATTTAATACAAAGTATTGTGAAATAGCAGCTATACAGATGCTATAGCGCTATAGCATGACAGAATTCAAACAAAACGCAACTTGTGCGACCTGCTATTGACAACACTGTAATTGATTAAACTTCGTTTAAAATTGATTACCTCTTTAGTTTTATGTGTAAGAAGAGTTTGATGCTTCAGATGTGCAACCTTACGCAGGAAACCGGCTTCAAGCTTCTGCCTTTTGGTTAATAATTGGCCGTCTATAGACAAAGAACTTTTTTCCTGATTCCTGCAAGGATCAAGGTATCGAAAACCGAAAGTTAATACTTTCTTTAGTAAAACAACAACGCATTCTTAATCAAATGGGTTTGAACTCAAACATATGCCACTCAAGAAAATGCAAAATGCGTAATTAGTTACTCAATATGCGATTGACAACACTGATTTACTCGATCAGTGTTGTCAATCACAAATTCCATAAAATAGTGCTTTCTTCAAATTCGGCTGTGCTGCAATGCTATAGGGCTACACTATAGTGCCGGTATAGAAACTATTTGGTTTCTTAAATGTAACCGATACCTTCTGAGAGATTGAGAGGTTTGAACTTCTGGAAGGTTCTTCAGCTTGGCCAAATGACTTGCGGTCGGTTTCATGAATGTATAAACTTTAGATTTTGATGAACTTGACCTGCTTAGTGTCTTTACCTTATCATCTAAAGCATCTTGTGATTTTTTATAGGAATTTTTAACTCCTGAAAACAAAAATGTATTCAACGTAACATAAATCTTGTAAAATAGTTCAAACACGTGACATGAATATTAAGTAGGCAACAATGTGAATATATAATGTCGCCAAcatcatttttataattttgattaaaaaattgaagaaaatgtTTCAAAAGTTTGAAATTGCGGTCACATTCGCAATCAGAGACCCATCAAGATCACAATTTTTGATATTGCGGTCACATTTGCGATTAGAGTCGCCTCAAGATCACAATTTTTGATATCGTGGTGACATTCGCGAAGCCATACCTTGTTTTAAAACCTTGCAACAAGGCACAATAGAAACATAGATGCACAAAAATGAAAAACTTTACCTCTATTATTCTCATCATCCATTGCAGAAACTTGTTGAGGATCAACACATCCATTCGCATTTTCTATTTCACTGCCATTTCCCCATTTAAAATTCGACACGAATGCTACACACAAAAACAACGCATTACATTCTCTGCATAATCCCTATACCAACAGCAAAATTTTCACGCGATTCTACTAAATTCACCGCTATTAGAAACATGCACTCAATCACAAATTTAGAATGCAACTTTTCAACATTTTTCAAAAACATAACAACAGATTCAACAATAATCCTTAAATCCTTACGTGAAGGTGGATAACTTGTTGCAAATTCAAACCATTGTTCCGCTTCACAATCATCCAAAAGCGATTCATCTTTTGTGAAATCAAAGAACATAGGAGCATCAAATTCATATTTAACATCAACCTCGTCCTCCAAACACAAAGAATTCTCGTGAACCTCAATCTCCACGAACCCTTCCATCTTTCTTACCCTCGCTCATACAAAATAAAAATCCTAACAACCCATCAtcaaaaaaatacaaatttaGAAACCCAATTAAGAATCAGTATCAAGTTTCGATTTTTCAATGATTCATCAACAAGGGTCTTCCTGTTTCCGCCTCTCTCGTTTCAAGGAAAATTTTGATTTTTCCCGGAAAACGAGAGAGAGAGTTATGAACGGaaataattaattataattaGTAGAGTGAAAGAGTGAGAATGATAATAATGATTTGGTAATAATTGAAATTGAATAAAAGGAAATGGAAGAGATTATGTTGTCGGAGAAAATGGCGAAGATTTCGTTGATGAAAATAAACAGAGGAATAACAGAAAGAAAGAAAGAGAGGGGAGAGAAAAACAGAGAAgaaattgaaaattgaaaattgaaaaattgaaaaattgaaTATATGAAGGGATTGGTTAGtgttttttttctctttctttaTATGGAGCCGGCTTAAGATAGTGACAAAAAAGATTATTATTACCAAATTATGAATTTTCTATGTTCAATATAATATAAAAGAAATCTATATAATATAAGAAAAAAATCTATATATTATGAGAAAGAAATCTAtataatataagaaataaattTGTTATATAAATCACTCTCATATACCTTTTCTTTTTTACTTGATTTAAAGCTAAATCTTGTTTCAAActttttttaaaactatttttcTACATTTCTCATTTTTACAACTTCATTAAAAAGTAAAGTTATTTTTTTCTAAAACTTATAATAGTTGTTGtttttaaaactttttttaaCTATTTTCTATATGTACCGTAATTCCTTTATTTCTTTAACTATGTTATTCATTTTTGCAActtcatttaaaaataaagttATTTTTATCTAAAGCTTATTAAACTTGTCAACCATTTTTAAGTATCTAAATATAACATCTCACATTTGCCCTTTCTTCAGCAAGTGCATCATGTCTATACACGTAGAGACTTCATGcattatttattattattattattattattattattatagcTAGCTTTTGCCATGGTTTGCCTCTTTGTAGGTCCAATAAAGTCATCCCAAACTATATGGCAAATGATGGATTTTTAAAAATGATATTAAAGATACAATATGTTATCGTGAAATTTGATAAATAAagataaattttattttatttaaggaat from Lathyrus oleraceus cultivar Zhongwan6 chromosome 1, CAAS_Psat_ZW6_1.0, whole genome shotgun sequence includes:
- the LOC127130849 gene encoding uncharacterized protein LOC127130849 isoform X2, producing the protein MEGFVEIEVHENSLCLEDEVDVKYEFDAPMFFDFTKDESLLDDCEAEQWFEFATSYPPSPFVSNFKWGNGSEIENANGCVDPQQVSAMDDENNRGVKNSYKKSQDALDDKVKTLSRSSSSKSKVYTFMKPTASHLAKLKNLPEVQTSQSLRRNQEKSSLSIDGQLLTKRQKLEAGFLRKVAHLKHQTLLTHKTKEVDGADVNLASKPNTTIPREPNLQTALRAQRHKSRTNTESVKHTKSGLQVPKARSLTKKGGGALNTSSISNSETRTNSKQEKCRMINKLRASTDDKKLTNKGERGVFRNIKEENDKTFQDEPPTELLSKLTLTSEAKQTAKSQPKEKSISKSLKENRRGSSRQEHEMMNLVKEEIQRLYGKQYQCSQEMGSLVTMQTCKLELGH
- the LOC127130849 gene encoding uncharacterized protein LOC127130849 isoform X4 gives rise to the protein MEGFVEIEVHENSLCLEDEVDVKYEFDAPMFFDFTKDESLLDDCEAEQWFEFATSYPPSPFVSNFKWGNGSEIENANGCVDPQQVSAMDDENNRGVKNSYKKSQDALDDKVKTLSRSSSSKSKVYTFMKPTASHLAKLKNLPEVQTSQSLRRNQEKSSLSIDGQLLTKRQKLEAGFLRKVAHLKHQTLLTHKTKEVDGADVNLASKPNTTIPREPNLQTALRAQRHKSRTNTESVKHTKSGLQVPKARSLTKKGGGALNTSSISNSETRTNSKQEKCRMINKLRASTDDKEENDKTFQDEPPTELLSKLTLTSEAKQTAKSQPKEKSISKSLKENRRGSSRQEHEMMNLVKEEIQRLYGKQYQCSQEMGSLVTMQTCKLELGH
- the LOC127130849 gene encoding uncharacterized protein LOC127130849 isoform X1 — its product is MEGFVEIEVHENSLCLEDEVDVKYEFDAPMFFDFTKDESLLDDCEAEQWFEFATSYPPSPFVSNFKWGNGSEIENANGCVDPQQVSAMDDENNRGVKNSYKKSQDALDDKVKTLSRSSSSKSKVYTFMKPTASHLAKLKNLPEVQTSQSLRRNQEKSSLSIDGQLLTKRQKLEAGFLRKVAHLKHQTLLTHKTKEVDGADVNLASKPNTTIPREPNLQTALRAQRHKSRTNTESVKHTKSGLQVPKARSLTKKGGGALNTSSISNSETRTNSKQEKCRMINKLRASTDDKKLTNKGERGVFRNIKVFPLEENDKTFQDEPPTELLSKLTLTSEAKQTAKSQPKEKSISKSLKENRRGSSRQEHEMMNLVKEEIQRLYGKQYQCSQEMGSLVTMQTCKLELGH
- the LOC127130849 gene encoding uncharacterized protein LOC127130849 isoform X3 — encoded protein: MEGFVEIEVHENSLCLEDEVDVKYEFDAPMFFDFTKDESLLDDCEAEQWFEFATSYPPSPFVSNFKWGNGSEIENANGCVDPQQVSAMDDENNRGVKNSYKKSQDALDDKVKTLSRSSSSKSKVYTFMKPTASHLAKLKNLPEVQTSQSLRRNQEKSSLSIDGQLLTKRQKLEAGFLRKVAHLKHQTLLTHKTKEVDGADVNLASKPNTTIPREPNLQTALRAQRHKSRTNTESVKHTKSGLQVPKARSLTKKGGGALNTSSISNSETRTNSKQEKCRMINKLRASTDDKKLTNKGERGVFRNIKVFPLEENDKTFQDEPPTELLSKLTLTSEAKQTAKSQPKEKSISKSLKENRRGSSRQEHEMMNLVKEEIQRLYGKQYQCSQEMGSLVTMQT